One window of Flavobacterium ammonificans genomic DNA carries:
- the ykgO gene encoding type B 50S ribosomal protein L36 — MKVRASVKKRSAECIIVRRKGRLYVINKKNPRFKQRQG, encoded by the coding sequence ATGAAAGTAAGAGCATCAGTGAAAAAGAGAAGTGCCGAGTGCATTATCGTTCGTAGAAAAGGAAGATTATACGTAATCAACAAAAAGAATCCTAGATTTAAACAAAGACAAGGATAA
- the rpsK gene encoding 30S ribosomal protein S11 gives MAKATAKKRKVIVESTGEAHISATFNNIIISLTNKKGEVISWSSAGKMGFRGSKKNTPYAAQMAAEDCTKVALEAGLKKVKVYVKGPGNGRESAIRSLHNGGIEVTEIIDVTPMPHNGCRPPKRRRV, from the coding sequence ATGGCTAAAGCAACTGCAAAAAAACGTAAAGTTATCGTTGAATCAACGGGAGAAGCTCATATTTCTGCTACTTTTAACAACATCATCATTTCTTTGACTAACAAAAAAGGTGAAGTTATTTCTTGGTCTTCAGCTGGTAAGATGGGTTTCAGAGGTTCTAAAAAGAATACTCCGTACGCAGCACAAATGGCAGCAGAAGATTGTACTAAAGTAGCTCTAGAAGCTGGACTTAAAAAAGTAAAAGTGTATGTTAAAGGACCTGGAAACGGACGTGAGTCTGCTATCCGTTCTTTACATAACGGTGGGATTGAGGTTACTGAAATCATTGATGTAACTCCAATGCCTCATAATGGATGTCGTCCTCCTAAAAGACGTAGAGTTTAA
- the rpsM gene encoding 30S ribosomal protein S13 — MARIAGVDIPKNKRGVIALTYIFGLGKSRAIEILEKAQVSQDKKVQDWNDDEIGAIREAVSAFKIEGELRSEVSLNIKRLMDIGCYRGIRHRSGLPLRGQRTKNNSRTRKGKRKTVANKKKATK; from the coding sequence ATGGCAAGAATAGCAGGGGTAGATATCCCAAAAAACAAGAGAGGTGTTATAGCACTAACCTATATCTTTGGATTAGGAAAAAGTAGAGCAATTGAGATTTTAGAAAAAGCTCAAGTTAGCCAAGATAAAAAAGTTCAAGATTGGAATGACGACGAGATCGGAGCAATTCGTGAAGCCGTTTCAGCTTTCAAAATTGAAGGAGAATTACGTTCTGAGGTTTCTTTGAACATCAAACGTTTAATGGATATTGGTTGTTATAGAGGTATCCGTCATAGATCTGGTCTTCCATTAAGAGGACAAAGAACTAAAAACAACTCTAGAACAAGAAAAGGTAAAAGAAAAACTGTTGCTAACAAGAAAAAAGCAACTAAATAA
- the rpsD gene encoding 30S ribosomal protein S4 gives MARYTGPSTRIARKFGEAIFGDDKAFERRNYPPGQHGMAKKRGKKSEYAVQLMEKQKAKYSYGILEKQFRNLFEKASATKGVTGEVLLQLCEARLDNVVFRMGIAPSRRGARQIVSHRHITVNGEVVNIPSYHLKPGDIVAVREKSKSLEAIERSLSNSSHVYEWITWNNDLKQGTFVSVPARLQIPENIKEQLIVELYNK, from the coding sequence ATGGCAAGATATACTGGTCCAAGTACAAGAATCGCACGTAAATTCGGCGAGGCAATTTTCGGAGACGATAAAGCTTTCGAAAGAAGAAATTACCCACCTGGTCAACACGGGATGGCTAAAAAAAGAGGAAAAAAATCTGAATATGCTGTCCAGTTGATGGAAAAGCAAAAAGCTAAATATTCTTATGGAATTTTAGAAAAACAATTCAGAAATTTATTCGAAAAAGCATCAGCTACTAAAGGTGTTACTGGTGAAGTTTTATTACAATTGTGTGAAGCAAGATTAGACAATGTTGTTTTTAGAATGGGTATTGCTCCTTCTAGAAGAGGTGCTCGTCAAATCGTTTCTCACAGACACATCACTGTAAATGGTGAAGTGGTTAATATTCCTTCTTACCACCTTAAGCCTGGTGATATAGTTGCAGTTCGTGAAAAATCTAAATCATTAGAGGCTATCGAACGTTCTTTATCTAATTCAAGTCATGTTTATGAGTGGATTACATGGAATAACGATCTTAAGCAAGGAACTTTTGTTTCTGTACCTGCAAGATTGCAAATTCCAGAAAACATTAAAGAACAATTAATCGTAGAGTTGTACAACAAATAA